DNA from Fibrobacter sp. UWB15:
ATATTCAATCCGTTTCCAACTATACGATAAAGTAAATCTTTTAGTAAGGTCGTCTTACCAGCACCATTTTTTCCTAAATAGAGCTTTATATCTTCAATATTATCCGAGAAAAAATGCTCCGGAATTGGATTTGTAGGTTTTTTAATAGTGGGTTCATGAACGACCATATTCATTACCGGTTAAGTTAAATATATCCTTTTTTCTTGTTAAGTGGTATACCCTTGTGGTCTAGGCAGCCTGTTTTGACAGCCTATATTCAACCGGAGTCACGTATCCCAGCGAACTATGGAGCCGTTTCCGGTTGTAGAACAGCTCGATATACCTGAAAGCGGCCTCCCGCACGTCTTCGATGTCCTTGAAGTCACGCCTGTAGGCCATCTCCTTCTTGAAGCTTGCGAAGAAGCTTTCCATGCAGGCGTTGTCGTAGGGGCAGCCCGGTGCGCTCATCGAGGGCGTTATCCCGTTCTCCGAGAGCATCGTGCGGTAACCCATGCTACTGTACTGCACGCCGCGGTCGGAATGGAAGATGAGCCCGTCGTGATGGCCGCGTTGCATGATGGCATTGGACAACGCGCGCTTGACAAGTTCCGTGTCGATGTTCTTGCTTACGGCGTAGCCCACCGCCTCCTTGTTACACAGGTCCAACACCACGGCAAGGTACACCCAGCCAAGCGTAGTCTTGACGTAGGTGATGTCGCCGGCCCAGACGGCGTTCAGGCTGTCGGGATCGAACTTACGCTGCACCAGGTTCTCGCTGTACATGGCGTCGCATTTGCCCTTGCGGTAGGGTTTCCACTTCCTGAGTGTGACTGGATAGAGCCCGTTCTCGCGCATGATGCGGCGCAGTTTCCACACCTTTACCTCGACACCCTTGTCTTGGAGTGCCGCCAGCATCTTCGGGCAACCGTACACGCGGT
Protein-coding regions in this window:
- a CDS encoding IS3 family transposase translates to MNRKKYSVRKMCRALGIPQCSYYQWSKQETARSERKAREERLVQKVRDTFEENHRVYGCPKMLAALQDKGVEVKVWKLRRIMRENGLYPVTLRKWKPYRKGKCDAMYSENLVQRKFDPDSLNAVWAGDITYVKTTLGWVYLAVVLDLCNKEAVGYAVSKNIDTELVKRALSNAIMQRGHHDGLIFHSDRGVQYSSMGYRTMLSENGITPSMSAPGCPYDNACMESFFASFKKEMAYRRDFKDIEDVREAAFRYIELFYNRKRLHSSLGYVTPVEYRLSKQAA